Proteins encoded within one genomic window of Bacillus sp. 1NLA3E:
- a CDS encoding ACT domain-containing protein produces MNKRRAVVSVVGKDQVGIIAKVTNILSENSINILDISQTILQDFFTMMMIVDVSGTENLDVLQKHFDEVSEELSLKINIQLEEIFQAMHRI; encoded by the coding sequence ATGAACAAAAGACGTGCAGTTGTAAGTGTAGTTGGAAAAGATCAAGTGGGCATTATCGCCAAGGTGACCAACATCCTGTCAGAGAATAGCATCAACATTCTTGATATTAGCCAGACGATACTACAGGACTTTTTTACAATGATGATGATTGTAGATGTATCTGGAACTGAAAATTTAGATGTTTTACAAAAACATTTTGATGAAGTTAGTGAGGAACTTAGCCTTAAAATAAATATACAGCTTGAAGAAATTTTCCAAGCCATGCACCGGATTTAA
- a CDS encoding acetone carboxylase subunit gamma yields MTQYDRKTIEELIDGTIDFYKLKEMLSSFKDADRFEKYVSILQERVAWKDPILLPAGLHLYIVQKANGDRIVKCDCGHEFCQASDNWKLHSLINVRDTQEKLSDLYPKMLAPDPEWQVIREYYCPECAAQLEVEAVTPWYPILKDFEPDIDTFYTEWLKKPLPVAK; encoded by the coding sequence ATGACACAATATGATCGCAAAACGATTGAAGAATTAATAGATGGGACGATCGATTTCTATAAGCTAAAAGAAATGCTCTCAAGCTTTAAAGATGCTGACCGCTTTGAAAAATATGTCAGCATACTCCAAGAAAGAGTTGCGTGGAAGGACCCAATTTTGCTCCCGGCTGGACTTCATTTATATATTGTTCAGAAGGCGAACGGGGACCGAATCGTAAAATGTGACTGTGGCCATGAGTTCTGTCAGGCAAGCGACAATTGGAAGCTTCATTCTCTTATCAATGTTCGCGATACTCAAGAAAAACTTTCGGACCTTTATCCGAAAATGCTGGCTCCAGATCCAGAGTGGCAAGTAATTCGAGAGTACTATTGTCCGGAATGTGCCGCTCAGCTTGAGGTGGAAGCAGTTACACCTTGGTATCCAATCTTGAAGGATTTTGAACCAGATATCGATACGTTTTATACTGAGTGGTTAAAAAAACCACTTCCGGTCGCAAAATAA
- a CDS encoding YwbE family protein yields MNGQNRKDITPGTAVEIVLKSDQKTGKLTSGVVKDILTNSSTHPHGIKVRLTDGQVGRVQIIRGK; encoded by the coding sequence ATGAACGGACAAAATAGAAAAGACATTACTCCTGGGACTGCCGTTGAAATTGTCTTAAAATCAGATCAAAAAACCGGCAAACTAACGAGTGGTGTAGTGAAAGATATTCTAACCAACTCTAGTACACACCCCCATGGAATAAAAGTAAGACTAACGGATGGACAAGTTGGACGAGTCCAGATAATACGCGGGAAATAA
- a CDS encoding PFL family protein, giving the protein MNIAIQEMMETIRMVQMENLDIRTVTMGINLHDCADSDFEKMNDRVYDKIVNYASRLKEVAEEVEKEFGIPIINKRISITPIAEILGNATKDQAIILAKTLDRAAVILGIDFIGGYSALVHKGIAKGDQTLLDALPEALSVTERVCASVSVATTRTGINMDAVSKLGVIIKEAAERTKDQNGLACAKLVVFCNPVEDNPFMAGAFHGSGEGEVVLNVGVSGPGVVLNALKRHPEADLGEVSEVIKKTAFKITRAGELIGRVVAERLGVPFGIMDLSLAPTNAINDSVAEILEEIGLERVGTHGTIAALALMNDAVKKGGAMASSYVGGLSGAFIPVSEDNGMIRGILDKSLTLSKLEAMTCVCSVGLDMIAITGDVTPSTLSAIIADEAAIGMINKKTTAVRVIPVPGKIEGDLVEFGGLLGRAPVMGVNPFSSEKFIRRGGRIPAPLQALIN; this is encoded by the coding sequence ATGAATATTGCTATTCAAGAAATGATGGAAACGATCCGCATGGTCCAAATGGAAAACTTGGACATTCGGACCGTAACAATGGGGATTAATCTTCATGATTGTGCTGACTCTGATTTTGAAAAAATGAATGACCGAGTCTACGATAAAATAGTGAACTATGCTAGTCGGTTAAAAGAAGTAGCCGAAGAAGTTGAAAAAGAGTTCGGGATTCCAATCATCAATAAACGCATTTCGATCACTCCCATTGCCGAAATTCTTGGTAATGCAACTAAAGACCAAGCAATCATATTAGCAAAAACGCTAGATCGAGCAGCCGTAATACTAGGAATTGATTTTATCGGAGGATATTCTGCTCTCGTACATAAAGGAATTGCAAAAGGGGACCAAACCTTGCTCGATGCATTACCAGAGGCATTAAGTGTAACCGAGCGAGTATGTGCGTCTGTTTCAGTTGCTACAACAAGAACAGGTATTAATATGGATGCAGTTAGTAAACTTGGTGTGATTATTAAAGAAGCGGCCGAACGTACAAAAGACCAAAATGGTCTAGCCTGCGCAAAGCTTGTGGTGTTTTGTAATCCTGTGGAGGACAACCCATTTATGGCTGGTGCTTTTCACGGATCAGGTGAAGGGGAAGTTGTTCTTAATGTTGGCGTAAGCGGTCCAGGCGTTGTCTTGAATGCACTTAAACGTCATCCTGAGGCGGACCTTGGCGAAGTATCAGAAGTCATCAAGAAAACAGCTTTTAAAATTACTCGTGCTGGTGAATTAATTGGTCGAGTGGTAGCGGAGCGACTTGGTGTTCCATTTGGAATTATGGATTTGTCGCTTGCACCAACTAATGCGATAAACGACAGTGTTGCTGAAATTCTTGAAGAAATCGGTCTCGAGCGTGTGGGTACACATGGAACAATTGCCGCACTCGCCCTTATGAATGACGCCGTGAAAAAGGGTGGGGCTATGGCTAGTTCATACGTCGGTGGCCTAAGTGGCGCGTTCATCCCCGTTAGTGAAGATAACGGAATGATTCGTGGTATTCTCGATAAATCATTAACACTTTCCAAATTAGAAGCGATGACATGCGTCTGCTCGGTCGGTCTCGATATGATAGCCATTACAGGAGATGTAACTCCATCTACCTTATCAGCGATCATTGCCGATGAAGCAGCAATTGGGATGATTAACAAAAAGACAACCGCAGTTCGGGTTATCCCTGTCCCGGGTAAAATAGAAGGGGATTTAGTAGAATTCGGTGGGTTACTAGGCCGTGCACCAGTAATGGGTGTCAATCCATTCAGCTCAGAAAAATTTATCCGTCGAGGCGGTCGAATACCGGCTCCATTGCAGGCATTAATTAATTAA
- a CDS encoding anti-sigma factor family protein, with protein MHDHVKSLLSAYVDDELDSEETSIIDHHVALCEECKHELDHLMFMKKEIMALFHFVEAPDEQFEQSVMKEIADLSWKKRNVFRPLLLGSTFAIAFIFGVVFLKMGHFLFIGMKLATAFVKMALSVVHALVAISSSIPSIFGVFIITSLIIIAISGWSIRYLLETNTTG; from the coding sequence ATGCATGACCATGTTAAATCATTATTATCTGCTTATGTTGACGACGAACTTGATTCGGAAGAAACTTCAATAATCGATCATCATGTTGCACTTTGTGAGGAGTGTAAACATGAATTGGATCATCTAATGTTCATGAAAAAGGAAATCATGGCACTATTTCATTTTGTAGAGGCACCTGATGAACAGTTTGAACAGTCTGTCATGAAGGAAATAGCTGATCTTTCCTGGAAGAAACGCAACGTGTTTCGACCGCTTCTTTTGGGAAGTACTTTTGCAATTGCATTCATATTTGGGGTTGTTTTCCTTAAAATGGGACATTTCCTATTTATCGGTATGAAGCTAGCTACTGCTTTTGTAAAAATGGCTCTCAGTGTAGTCCATGCATTAGTTGCAATTAGCTCTTCGATCCCATCTATATTTGGGGTATTCATCATTACTTCCCTAATAATTATTGCCATTTCAGGTTGGTCAATCCGCTATTTGCTTGAAACAAATACAACAGGGTAA
- a CDS encoding DEAD/DEAH box helicase, whose protein sequence is MPDFLSMGISEMLVEKLQESGVVTPTPIQEQAIPYVMKGNDIIAQAQTGTGKTFAFILPILEHLDPEASHVQALIVTPTRELALQITGEFKKLINDLPGIDVLAVYGGQDVDKQLKKLKKNVQIVVSTPGRLLDHIRRGTVNLSEISSLVLDEADQMLQIGFLNEVEEIIDQTPASRQTMLFSATMPPEIRTLARKHMREPKYIQVEKTQGPAQTVNQLAIHTVDRAKQATLIGLIEAHRPFLAVIFCRTKRRVSKLYEALRSHGYKCDELHGDLSQAKREQVMKRFRDAEVQLLIATDVAARGLDVEGVTHVYNYDIPLDSESYIHRIGRTGRAGMTGMAITLYASKDRPLLDLIEKELNLSIEKQNLGNMEKTDDETVDRPNRSSSSQMERRGNRKGRSGRTEGPRRQGDKRSNKFEDPNITRDRRGNLLKDSRSRTEVKGKKSEVPRQPRDRNEVRSEGARPARNRNEGARPQRSRNEAKSADSRPQRSRNEVKSADSRPQRSRNEVKSADSRPQRSRNEVKSAGSSPSRGRNEVKSQISRPSKKRNDFKSQGPNNR, encoded by the coding sequence TTGCCTGATTTTTTATCAATGGGTATATCAGAAATGTTAGTGGAAAAATTACAGGAATCTGGTGTTGTCACACCGACTCCAATACAAGAACAAGCTATTCCTTATGTCATGAAAGGAAACGATATTATTGCTCAAGCACAAACTGGGACAGGTAAAACATTTGCGTTTATTTTGCCAATCCTCGAGCACTTAGATCCTGAAGCATCACATGTTCAGGCACTCATCGTAACTCCAACAAGAGAATTAGCCTTGCAAATTACCGGTGAGTTTAAAAAACTAATCAATGATTTACCAGGAATAGATGTGTTGGCTGTTTATGGGGGGCAAGATGTTGATAAACAGTTAAAAAAATTGAAGAAAAATGTTCAAATTGTTGTCAGCACACCGGGACGATTATTAGATCACATAAGAAGAGGAACTGTTAACTTATCGGAAATCTCCTCTCTTGTCCTTGATGAAGCAGATCAAATGCTACAAATTGGCTTTTTGAACGAAGTAGAGGAAATCATTGATCAAACACCAGCAAGTCGACAAACCATGTTATTCTCTGCGACAATGCCTCCTGAAATTAGGACCCTTGCTCGCAAACATATGCGGGAACCAAAATATATCCAAGTAGAAAAAACACAGGGACCCGCTCAAACGGTTAATCAATTGGCGATTCATACTGTGGACAGAGCCAAACAAGCAACGCTGATCGGACTAATTGAAGCACATCGACCATTCTTAGCTGTTATTTTTTGCCGAACGAAACGAAGAGTAAGCAAGCTTTATGAAGCACTTAGATCACATGGGTATAAATGCGATGAGTTACATGGAGATCTGTCACAAGCTAAAAGAGAACAGGTTATGAAACGATTTAGAGATGCTGAGGTGCAATTGCTGATTGCTACAGATGTTGCTGCTAGAGGGCTTGATGTTGAAGGGGTTACCCATGTATACAACTATGATATTCCTCTTGATTCAGAAAGCTATATTCACCGAATTGGTAGAACAGGTAGAGCAGGTATGACCGGCATGGCAATCACATTATATGCTTCTAAGGATCGCCCGCTTCTTGATTTGATCGAAAAAGAACTCAATTTATCAATTGAAAAACAAAATCTTGGTAATATGGAAAAGACAGATGATGAAACTGTGGATCGTCCGAATCGCTCTTCCTCAAGCCAAATGGAGAGACGGGGCAATCGAAAGGGAAGATCAGGACGTACTGAAGGTCCCCGAAGACAAGGAGATAAGCGTAGTAATAAGTTTGAGGATCCTAACATCACAAGAGATCGAAGAGGTAATTTGTTAAAAGATTCACGAAGCAGAACAGAAGTTAAAGGTAAAAAGTCCGAGGTTCCACGCCAACCAAGAGACCGAAATGAAGTTAGGTCCGAAGGCGCGCGTCCAGCAAGAAATCGAAATGAAGGTGCCCGTCCACAGAGGAGCCGGAACGAAGCCAAGTCTGCTGATTCCCGTCCACAGAGAAGCCGGAACGAAGTCAAGTCTGCTGATTCCCGTCCACAGAGGAGCCGGAACGAGGTCAAGTCTGCTGATTCCCGTCCACAGAGGAGTCGGAACGAGGTCAAGTCTGCTGGTTCCAGTCCATCAAGAGGCCGAAATGAGGTAAAGTCTCAGATTTCTCGCCCTTCAAAAAAGCGGAATGATTTTAAGTCTCAAGGACCTAATAATAGATAA
- a CDS encoding sigma-70 family RNA polymerase sigma factor, with product MDELLYQLIIEAKRGNEEAFSSLVTRYKRQVFRHAFAMVNDRMEAEDISQEAFVKAYFSISKLNNEYGFVSWLTRIVSNLCYDRIKKKEKTVPFGNGEKDLLLSTYSSHNQSQMRMTLQEAMQELSVEYRTVLVLREVEGYSYNEMAEILHIPLGTVKSRLSAARELLKKELVRGD from the coding sequence GTGGATGAATTACTGTATCAATTAATTATAGAAGCAAAACGTGGAAACGAAGAAGCCTTCTCATCACTGGTCACCCGCTACAAAAGGCAAGTGTTTCGCCATGCTTTTGCGATGGTAAATGATCGCATGGAAGCAGAAGATATTTCACAAGAAGCCTTTGTAAAAGCTTACTTCTCGATTTCAAAATTAAATAATGAATATGGGTTTGTTTCTTGGCTAACCCGGATCGTCTCAAATTTATGTTATGACAGGATAAAGAAAAAGGAAAAAACCGTACCGTTTGGGAATGGTGAAAAAGACCTATTATTAAGTACGTATTCTTCTCATAATCAATCCCAAATGAGGATGACGTTACAGGAAGCTATGCAAGAGCTTTCAGTAGAATATCGGACTGTTCTGGTATTAAGGGAGGTAGAAGGGTACTCCTATAATGAAATGGCTGAAATCCTTCATATTCCCCTTGGAACGGTAAAATCTCGATTAAGTGCAGCAAGGGAATTATTAAAAAAAGAACTGGTAAGGGGGGACTGA
- a CDS encoding DedA family protein codes for MESWITHFMEQFGYLGIFLLMFLENVFPPIPSELILTFGGFMTTYSDMNILGVIFAATGGSVLGAVILYGVGLLIDVERLLKIIDKWGKYLRIKQKDILKADDWFDRRGYWTVLFCRMIPLVRSIISIPAGMSNMKFLLFLFFTTVGTLIWNLILVTAGALLGKSWDKVLYYMGIYSNIIYCILGVLVFVYLIITFKKKRK; via the coding sequence ATGGAAAGCTGGATTACCCATTTCATGGAACAATTTGGATATTTGGGTATATTTTTATTAATGTTCTTAGAAAATGTCTTTCCGCCGATTCCTTCGGAGTTAATTCTAACGTTCGGAGGATTTATGACCACTTATTCAGATATGAACATCTTAGGAGTCATTTTTGCTGCAACAGGTGGTTCTGTTTTAGGAGCGGTCATTTTGTATGGGGTCGGATTGCTTATTGATGTTGAGAGATTGTTGAAAATCATTGATAAATGGGGAAAGTATCTTAGAATCAAGCAGAAAGATATTCTCAAAGCAGATGATTGGTTTGATAGACGTGGCTACTGGACCGTTCTTTTTTGCCGGATGATTCCATTGGTAAGAAGTATAATCTCCATTCCAGCAGGGATGTCGAATATGAAATTTCTACTCTTTTTGTTTTTTACCACGGTTGGGACCTTAATTTGGAATTTAATCCTTGTTACTGCTGGTGCTTTGTTAGGGAAGTCATGGGACAAGGTTCTATATTATATGGGTATTTATTCGAATATCATTTACTGCATTTTAGGTGTCCTCGTCTTTGTGTATTTGATAATTACCTTTAAAAAAAAGAGAAAGTAA